From the Pseudomonas monsensis genome, the window CGCACCGAGTTCGGTGACCGTTACTCGCCGCTGAAGCAGATCACCCCGGCCAACGTCGGCAAGCTGCAAGAAGCCTGGCGTATTCAGACCGGCGACCTGCCGACGGCCGATGACCCGGTCGAGCTGACCAACGAAAATACCCCGCTCAAAGCCAACGGCATGATCTATGCCTGCACCGCGCACAGCAAAGTGCTGGCACTGGACCCGGACACCGGTAAAGAACTGTGGCGCTTCGACCCGCAGATCAAGAGCCCGGTCGGCTTCAAGGGCTTCGCCCACATGACCTGCCGTGGCGTGTCGTACTACGACGAAGCCGCGTACGCGAAAACTGAAAACGCCGCCTTGGCGGTGATTTCCGAAGCCGGCAAAGCCGTCGCTCAGGCCTGCCCGCGTCGTCTGTACCTGCCAACCGCTGATGCCCGTCTGATCGCTTTGAACGCCGACACCGGCAAAATCTGCGAAGGCTTCGGCAACAAAGGCGTGGTCGACCTGACCCAAGGCATCGGCCCGTTCACCGCCGGTGGTTACTACTCCACCTCGCCAGCGGCGATTACCCGTGATCTGGTGATCATGGGCGGTCACGTCACCGACAACGAATCGACCAACGAGCCATCGGGCGTGATCCGCGCCTTCGACGTGCGCGACGGCCACCTCGTATGGAACTGGGACAGCGACAAGCCAGACGCCACCGAGCCTTTGGCACCGGGCGAAACCTACAGCCGTAACTCGGCGAACATGTGGTCGCTGGCCAGCGTCGACGAAAAACTCGGCATGGTTTACCTGCCACTGGGCAACCAGACCCCGGACCAGTGGGGCGCTGACCGCACCCCCGGCGCCGAGAAATTCAGCGCCGGCGTTGTCGCCCTCGACCTGGCCACCGGTAAAGTGCGCTGGAACTACCAGTTCACCCACCACGACCTGTGGGACATGGACGTTGGCAGCCAGCCAACCCTGCTCGACATGAAAACCGCCGACGGCGTGAAACCGGCGCTGATCGCCCCGACCAAACAGGGCAGCCTGTACGTCCTCGACCGTCGTGACGGCACGCCGATCATCCCGATCAAGGAAATTCCGGTTCCGCAAGGCGCCGTGAAAGGCGACTTCACCGCACCGACTCAAGCGCGTTCGGACCTCAACCTGCTGGCCCCGGAACTGACCGAAAAAGCCATGTGGGGCGCCAGCCCGTTCGACCAGATGCTGTGCCGCATCCAGTTCAAGGAACTGCGCTA encodes:
- a CDS encoding glucose/quinate/shikimate family membrane-bound PQQ-dependent dehydrogenase translates to MSTESASSRGRLLPSLLGILLLLMGLAMLAGGVKLSMLGGSLYYLLAGIGIALSGILMLMRRRAALGLYAIVLFASTVWALWEVGLDWWQLVPRLALWFVLGFVMLLPWFRRPLLLAGPAPMGTGGLTVAVILAGVTALASLFTHPGETFGELGRDTADTTSTAPAMPDGDWQAYGRTEFGDRYSPLKQITPANVGKLQEAWRIQTGDLPTADDPVELTNENTPLKANGMIYACTAHSKVLALDPDTGKELWRFDPQIKSPVGFKGFAHMTCRGVSYYDEAAYAKTENAALAVISEAGKAVAQACPRRLYLPTADARLIALNADTGKICEGFGNKGVVDLTQGIGPFTAGGYYSTSPAAITRDLVIMGGHVTDNESTNEPSGVIRAFDVRDGHLVWNWDSDKPDATEPLAPGETYSRNSANMWSLASVDEKLGMVYLPLGNQTPDQWGADRTPGAEKFSAGVVALDLATGKVRWNYQFTHHDLWDMDVGSQPTLLDMKTADGVKPALIAPTKQGSLYVLDRRDGTPIIPIKEIPVPQGAVKGDFTAPTQARSDLNLLAPELTEKAMWGASPFDQMLCRIQFKELRYEGQYTPPSEQGSLIYPGNVGVFNWGGVSVDPVRQMLFTSPNYMAFVSKMVPREKVAAGSKRESETAGVQPNTGAPYAVIMHPFMSPFGVPCQAPAWGYVAGIDLTTGKVVWKRKNGTSRDSSPIPIGFTLGVPSMGGSIVTAGGVGFLSGTLDQYLRAYDVNTGKELWKSRLPAGGQATPMTYTGKDGKQYVLLVVGGHGSLGTKMGDYVIAYKLPE